From the genome of Pseudomonas helvetica:
GATCTCTTTGGTCTCGACGTTCGGGTGGAACTGATACAGCAGATGGCACGGCGGCAGGGCCATTTCATCGAGCTGGGCGCAGTTCCAGCCGTGGAACAGGATACGCCGGCTGCCCGGGTCCTTGATGATGGTGTCGACGCACTGGCGAATCTGGTCGATCGCCTTGTACAGCACCACATAGGCCTGGCCGTCTTCTTCACCTTCAGCGATCTGCCGATAACCCTGGCTCAACGTCTGTTCGATAGCGGCCTGATTGCTGACCGGGATCTGCTTGTACGCCGGCCATTTGCGCCATTGCACGCCGTAGATCTCGCCCAGGTCGTCTTCGCCCTGACGGAACGGGTTGGCCAGCCACTGGGCGTTTTCATTGGCATTCTGGTCCCAGACCTTGCAGCCCAATGCCCGGAACTCAGCAGCGTTGTTCACGCCCCGCAGGAAACCGACCATCTCGCCGATGGCCGATTTGAACGCCATCTTGCGGGTAGTGATCGCCGGGAAACCTTCTTTCAGGTCATAACGCAGCATCGCGCCGGGAAAACTGATGGTGTTCACGCCGGTACGGTTGGCTTGCTTGGTGCCGTTCTTGATGACGTGGGCGACCAGATCGAGATATTGCTTCATGAGTTACCTGTGTCCTTGAACCCGGGACCAAAGCCCCGGGATTCGAATGTAGAGCGCGACAGCTTAAGCAGTCGGGGCAACCGGAGCCGCCGGAGCACGGTGATAAGCCAGCCAGATCAGGAACAGACCGGCAAGGATCATCGGTACGCACAGAACCTGGCCCATGGTCAGCCAGTTCCAGGCCAGATAGCCCAGTTGCGCGTCCGGCACGCGGACGAATTCGACGATGAAACGGAAAATACCGTAGAACAGCGTGAACATCCCGGACACGGCCATGGTCGGCCGCGGCTTGCGCGAGAACAACCAGAGGATCAGGAACAGCGCCACGCCTTCCAGCGCGAACTGATACAGCTGCGACGGATGACGCGGCAGCTGTGCCGGGTCGCTGAACGGCGGGAAGATCATGGCCCACGGCAGGTCGGTCGGCTTGCCCCACAACTCGGCGTTGATGAAGTTACCGATACGCCCGGCACCCAGGCCGATCGGCACCATCGGTGCGACGAAGTCCATCAGCTGGAAGAACGACTTGCCATTCTTCCTGCCGAACCACAGGGCCGCCAGCATCACGCCGATGAACCCGCCATGGAACGACATGCCGCCCTTCCACACCTCAAAAATCAGCGTTGGGTTAGCCAGGTAGGCATTCAGATCGTAAAACAGCACATAACCCAGCCGGCCGCCGACAATCACGCCCATCGACATCCAGAAGACCATGTCGGAGAGTTTCTCCTTGGTCCAGGTCGGGTCGAAACGGTTCAACCGTCGCGACGCCAGCAGCCAGGCGCCGCCGATGCCGACCAGGTACATCAGGCCGTACCAGTGGATTTTCAGCGGGCCGATGGCCAGGGCCACCGGGTCAATCTGCGGGTAAGGCAGCATTGCGACTCCTCGTTAGAGTTGAAACGTAAAATTCCTGGCGTGACCGTGCCACGCCTGGATTAAGCCAGGATTGCGTCGCTGTTCCCGGCAAAAGAGCTCAAAGCAAAAAGCTCAAACCCACGCAAAACAGCAACGCGGCAAACAGTCTTTTCAGCAACCGCGGTGACAGCTTGTGGGCCAGTCGCGCACCGATGCGGGCAAAGACCATGCTGGTCAGGGCAATGCCCAACAGCGCCGGTAAATAAATGAACCCGAGACTATGAGCCGGCAGGCGTGGATCGTGCCAGCCCAGAATCATGAAACTTAATGCACTGACGAGCGCAATCGGCAGACCGCAGGCCGAAGAGGTGGCCACGGCTTGCTGCATCGGCACGCTGCGCCAGGTCAGAAACGGCACTGTCAGTGAGCCTCCGCCGACCCCAAAAATCGCCGAAGCCCAGCCGATCACACTGCCGGCCAGGGTCAGGCCGAATTTGCCAGGCACCGTTCGGCTGGCCTTGGGCTTGACTTCCAGCGCCAGCTGCAAGGCAATGACCAACGCGAACACGCCGATGATCTTCTGCAAATGCGGTCCCGAGATGGCTTCGGCCGTCAGCGCGCCAAAACCCGCGCCGATCAGAATCCCGACGGTCATCCAGACAAAAATCGGCCAGCGCACTGCGCCTTTCAGATGATGTTCGCGCACTGCATTGACCGACGTGAAGATGATCGTCGCCAACGACGTGCCGACGGCCAGGTGAGTCAGCACCGACACATCAAAACCCTGCAAGGTGAAACTGAACACCAGTACCGGGACGATGATGATCCCGCCGCCCACCCCAAACAGCCCGGCCAGCACACCGGCACAGGCACCCAGCAGCAGATAGAGCGGAAATTCCATGACTGCCCCCCCAAATAAGTGCGGCATGGTAACGGATGCATGGCCTCAAGCTCCACTGGATGGCGATGGATACCCGCCAGTTCTATGCGTAAAGTGGGCAAAAAGCCAAGAGGGATAACCCCATGTGCTTGATCGTCTTCGCCTGGCGGCCGGGTCACGCAACGCCGCTAATCGTTGCGGCTAACCGCGACGAGTTTTATGCACGCCCCAGCCTGCCGCTGGCGCAATGGCCCGAAACGCCGCAGGTGTACGCCGGACGTGACCTGGAAGCGGGTGGCACCTGGCTGGGCATTGGCGCCGACGGGCGCTTTGCCGCACTGACCAACATCCGCGACCCGCACCAGCCGCCGGCGCGCAAATCACGAGGCGAGCTGGTGGCACGGTTTCTCACCGGCGACTTGCCGATTGATCAGTATTTGGCCGACGCTGTCGACAGATCACCGGAATATGCCGGGTTTAATCTGCTGATCGGCAATCGTCATGAGCTGTGGCATTACAACGCGCGCACCCCTGGGCCAGGCAAACTGCAATCAGGCATCTATGGATTGTCGAATGCCGGGCTTGATACGCCGTGGCCGAAAGTGCTCAAGGCCAAGGCGGCGTTGAGTGAAGTCCTGGCCGACCCGCAGCCGCAGGCTTTATTGGCGCTTTTAGGCGACCCGCAAACGGCGCCGTTCGCCGACTTGCCGGATACCGGGGTTGGTCTTGCGACCGAGAGTTTATTGTCGAGCGTGTTTATTGCCAGCCCCATGTATGGCACGCGAGCGAGTACCGCGTTGATAGTGCGGGCGGACGGGACGCGGCATATGGTTGAACGAAGTTTCGGTCCGTACGGCGGGCATCTTGGGGAAGTGGAGATCAGGATTTAGCCCTGGCGCGATACTCTGTGGCGAGGGAGCTTGCTCCCGCTCGGCTGCGAAGCAGCCGTTAAACAGTCATCGCGCACAGACTGATAGAACACGCTGGCCGATTCAGGAGCACTTCGCACTCCAGCGGGAGCAAGCTCCCTCGCCACAAAAGCCCACTGTCACAGAGTCAGAGAGGCTTG
Proteins encoded in this window:
- a CDS encoding NRDE family protein; the protein is MCLIVFAWRPGHATPLIVAANRDEFYARPSLPLAQWPETPQVYAGRDLEAGGTWLGIGADGRFAALTNIRDPHQPPARKSRGELVARFLTGDLPIDQYLADAVDRSPEYAGFNLLIGNRHELWHYNARTPGPGKLQSGIYGLSNAGLDTPWPKVLKAKAALSEVLADPQPQALLALLGDPQTAPFADLPDTGVGLATESLLSSVFIASPMYGTRASTALIVRADGTRHMVERSFGPYGGHLGEVEIRI
- a CDS encoding sulfite exporter TauE/SafE family protein codes for the protein MEFPLYLLLGACAGVLAGLFGVGGGIIIVPVLVFSFTLQGFDVSVLTHLAVGTSLATIIFTSVNAVREHHLKGAVRWPIFVWMTVGILIGAGFGALTAEAISGPHLQKIIGVFALVIALQLALEVKPKASRTVPGKFGLTLAGSVIGWASAIFGVGGGSLTVPFLTWRSVPMQQAVATSSACGLPIALVSALSFMILGWHDPRLPAHSLGFIYLPALLGIALTSMVFARIGARLAHKLSPRLLKRLFAALLFCVGLSFLL
- a CDS encoding thymidylate synthase, with translation MKQYLDLVAHVIKNGTKQANRTGVNTISFPGAMLRYDLKEGFPAITTRKMAFKSAIGEMVGFLRGVNNAAEFRALGCKVWDQNANENAQWLANPFRQGEDDLGEIYGVQWRKWPAYKQIPVSNQAAIEQTLSQGYRQIAEGEEDGQAYVVLYKAIDQIRQCVDTIIKDPGSRRILFHGWNCAQLDEMALPPCHLLYQFHPNVETKEISLTLYIRSNDLGLGTPFNLTEGAALLSLIGRLTGYTPRWFTYFIGDAHVYENHLDMLNEQLKREPFPMPKLVISDRVPEFAKTGVYQPEWLEQIEPSDFSLEGYEHHAPMTAPMAV
- the lgt gene encoding prolipoprotein diacylglyceryl transferase; its protein translation is MLPYPQIDPVALAIGPLKIHWYGLMYLVGIGGAWLLASRRLNRFDPTWTKEKLSDMVFWMSMGVIVGGRLGYVLFYDLNAYLANPTLIFEVWKGGMSFHGGFIGVMLAALWFGRKNGKSFFQLMDFVAPMVPIGLGAGRIGNFINAELWGKPTDLPWAMIFPPFSDPAQLPRHPSQLYQFALEGVALFLILWLFSRKPRPTMAVSGMFTLFYGIFRFIVEFVRVPDAQLGYLAWNWLTMGQVLCVPMILAGLFLIWLAYHRAPAAPVAPTA